In Chrysemys picta bellii isolate R12L10 chromosome 4, ASM1138683v2, whole genome shotgun sequence, the sequence CGGCGGTGCTGAGCCAGCCGCCGGGCGTGGCGAAAGGCCCGCCCGCAGTCGGCGCACCGGTGCAGCTCAGCGCCGCGGTGAGTCTCTTGGTGACGCCGGAGATTGGCCTTCTGGCTGAAGCCGCGGCCGCACTGGGCGCACCGGTGGGGCCGCTCGCCTGTGTGGGTCAGCTGGTGCTTCGCCAGGTTCGACCGCTCACTGAACCCTTTGCCGCACTGCGGGCACCGGTGGGGCTTCTCGGCCAGGTGACTCTTGCCGTGCTGGGCCAGGGCCGAGGCGGTCCCGTAGGCCTTGCCGCAGTCAGTGCAGCGGTGCGGCCTGTCGGCCAGGTGGGCCTGGCGGTGCCGGTTGAGGGTGGAGCTCTGGCCGAAGGACTTGCCACAATCCGGGCACCCATAGGGGCGCTCGCCCGTGTGGGTGCGTTGGTGCTTGACGCAGGACGAGCTGCGGGAGAAGGCTTTGCCGCATTCGCCGCAGCGGTACGGGCGCTCCCggcaagcaggagcagggggagttacCGGCTTGGTGGCTTCATCCTCCTCGGCCTTGGAGATAGGGAAAGGCATCAGGGTCAAGGGTTCCCCTCGGGCTTTCACGTCAACATCCCCGTTGAGAGGCTCCATCTTGGCCATGGTCATCCATGTTGCATGTCCCTCTTGGGCCTTTGTGTAAACAGACCCTTCGGGTGGCAGCATCCTGGTGTCTTCGGCCTCCTCCTCTGTCTTAGGGACAGGCAATGAATCTGAGGCTACACGTTCCGGCTGGCCCACACCAGGAACATCCATGTTTGGAGGCATCATCTTGGCCATAGTCATCCATGGTGAACATCCCCCTTGTGCCTTCACAGCAACATCCCCGTTGAGAGGCTCCATCTTGgcagtctcctcctcctcttcgacCTTAGGGACAGTCGGTGAGACGGAGGCTGAACGTCCCCATTGGCCCTTTCCAGGAATGTCCATATTGGGAGTCAACATGTTGGCCACGGTCATCCATACTGCCTGCCCCCTGGTGGTCTCCACAACAACATCCCCTCTGAGACACGCCATCTTGAGGACTTCCTCCTCCTCCGTCTTGGGGCCGGTCAATGACACGGAGGCCAGGCCTCTCTCTTGGGCATTTCCGGGAACTTCCCGGATTGGTGGAGCCATCTCAGCAGCTCTGTTGTCCTCCTCGGGCTGACATCTGGGCCCATGACCTGAGGAACAAGCAAGGGGGTGTTGAGTACAAGGGCCGCCAGAGAACGCCGGCCACACACTGACACCGTCATGGGAGCGTCCTGCTCCTCAGCCCATGCACGAGAGTCTGGGGACAGGAGGAGAAAGACATTGAACTGGGGACAGTTCCGCTCATGCTCCCTGGCGACCCAAGACACACGGGGGGTTCTGTCTGGAGAGAGGTGGGACCAATTGGGGACTGTGTGTCTTAGAGACGAGACGGAAAAGAAGGCATGATACGCCTTCGTCCATCCATCTTCCTACCCATCCAGCCACGTACATGACCATCTCACCTATCCCCATACGCACTTCTCTATCCATTTATCCATCCAACCCCCAAaaaatccatccatcccccccacgCCTCTCTATCCAAGTATCTATCCAcatccatccccccatctatccatcccctccacccccacctctctatccatgtatctatccccatccatccccccatctatccatccatccccccacc encodes:
- the LOC101937456 gene encoding zinc finger protein 497-like isoform X1; protein product: MVLCKGRSLSAASCPSSGGGERGGRCMESGPPSTEPAAAATRPAGDGAPRADGCLGHGPRCQPEEDNRAAEMAPPIREVPGNAQERGLASVSLTGPKTEEEEVLKMACLRGDVVVETTRGQAVWMTVANMLTPNMDIPGKGQWGRSASVSPTVPKVEEEEETAKMEPLNGDVAVKAQGGCSPWMTMAKMMPPNMDVPGVGQPERVASDSLPVPKTEEEAEDTRMLPPEGSVYTKAQEGHATWMTMAKMEPLNGDVDVKARGEPLTLMPFPISKAEEDEATKPVTPPAPACRERPYRCGECGKAFSRSSSCVKHQRTHTGERPYGCPDCGKSFGQSSTLNRHRQAHLADRPHRCTDCGKAYGTASALAQHGKSHLAEKPHRCPQCGKGFSERSNLAKHQLTHTGERPHRCAQCGRGFSQKANLRRHQETHRGAELHRCADCGRAFRHARRLAQHRRACHAPGEPHSCADCGQTFAARSQLARHRRGHTDERPYRCGVCGKAYGVSSHLLVHLRGHTEERPYRCAECGAGFAEAAKLAQHRRSHTEERPHQCAQCGRRFGLRSNLTRHQRAHSGEKPHRCSQCGRAFSRGSNLAQHQRTHRGEKPYRCGQCGKAFAVSTHLLIHQRSHTGERPFPCPHCGKGFTVSSNLRQHLRIHTGERPYPCAECGKSFRARTHLRAHQKLHA
- the LOC101937456 gene encoding zinc finger protein 497-like isoform X2 → MAPPIREVPGNAQERGLASVSLTGPKTEEEEVLKMACLRGDVVVETTRGQAVWMTVANMLTPNMDIPGKGQWGRSASVSPTVPKVEEEEETAKMEPLNGDVAVKAQGGCSPWMTMAKMMPPNMDVPGVGQPERVASDSLPVPKTEEEAEDTRMLPPEGSVYTKAQEGHATWMTMAKMEPLNGDVDVKARGEPLTLMPFPISKAEEDEATKPVTPPAPACRERPYRCGECGKAFSRSSSCVKHQRTHTGERPYGCPDCGKSFGQSSTLNRHRQAHLADRPHRCTDCGKAYGTASALAQHGKSHLAEKPHRCPQCGKGFSERSNLAKHQLTHTGERPHRCAQCGRGFSQKANLRRHQETHRGAELHRCADCGRAFRHARRLAQHRRACHAPGEPHSCADCGQTFAARSQLARHRRGHTDERPYRCGVCGKAYGVSSHLLVHLRGHTEERPYRCAECGAGFAEAAKLAQHRRSHTEERPHQCAQCGRRFGLRSNLTRHQRAHSGEKPHRCSQCGRAFSRGSNLAQHQRTHRGEKPYRCGQCGKAFAVSTHLLIHQRSHTGERPFPCPHCGKGFTVSSNLRQHLRIHTGERPYPCAECGKSFRARTHLRAHQKLHA